One window of Pelmatolapia mariae isolate MD_Pm_ZW linkage group LG18, Pm_UMD_F_2, whole genome shotgun sequence genomic DNA carries:
- the LOC134617295 gene encoding zonadhesin-like: MASEKGAGDFAVNVSESGPLGIEGQACLEFWYLVPVAANGSELRVLLKNSVGSVEIWTSPALPQNAWRQAFVPLNITESGTEVVFEAVQGLSIEKEITFKQIGVRKGSCGRQCESNAELWTDETTRCLCSAGQLSCFPSHCPEGQLCGPQRGGPNGTSTFGMCTVHSNTDGSTFDGVLFRFTTACTYVLAKTCSPTETLPMFTVEVVNEQNDNTSLPQVQKININMRIYRVSLLKSQTDRVVINGIWRKLPLSLNSGTVSIRSTPATIVLATTFGLTVSFDSTGVVHVTLPSTYSDKVCGMCGNFNHLKEDDFRNLDAQNATALVESWQTGKTASSCETILFPQCDPLEEAEYVSELYCGGLFSTTGPFADCLSVVGADSYIRGCVFGMCSTHGDPAVLCETLQVYTDICNKAGIAVRMLRNSTLCPIQCGENSHYNSCADGCPEVCSSLDIAGSCGSCEARCECDSGFKLSGEKCVPAEDCGCWYNGKHYEKGETLVEGDCVQQCQCMGNNNMQCTQMQCADNEVCKVKDGVKGCFLFKPTTCSMYGDPHYITFDGLAYDFQGGCSYILTTTCGGGSSVQFTVSGQNTHPPLQNFTRSKLQAVALQVEDLYLILNQSGEVYVSYKQVQLPYSTSGTYGSVWVYVKNNHIILETTFGLKMQIDGENRLFLQVDEHYKYELCGLCGTYSGYQDDDFVTPGGQNVSEAFEFGDSWRVPNNSECLARPNNPRLCDKDEKDTAYNECSVLFGSGFMPCHEDIHPSIYLNSCVYDYCATSGDQHTLCESLKSYATACQVSGVELPNWQTDTACEGLSTSTAPPTTASPTPDQTFCPLNCNFEKDLCGWEQLMQDTFDWTKHSGPTPTNLTGPNQDHTTGAGFYMYLEGDSVTHGDSARLMSSACNFNGPLCLYFWYHMYGSATAMALNIYLLKDSKTTKLWSMMNNQGPEWHLGRADVKVSGPFQIIIEGIRGSNYQSDVAIDDISIHSGSCSVCNLHCNFDSNLCSWNQIITDAFDWTWQRGSTPTLMTGPSADHTGGKNGHYLYIEANSASYGDTARLISSECSDYGPQCLQFWYHMYGSADTMGLHVYLLQNRIANQVWRKQNDQGNMWHLAQVDIEPTTPFQIIFEGRRGSNTQSDVAIDDVSLYHGRCAELINPTTTTTQSKPETTAGPQPSTTTQLKPETTPETTAGPQPSTTTQLKPETTAGPQPSTTTQLKPETTVEPQPSTTVGPQPTTNKPQSTTTARPQQTTPTVPTLPCPRYSHYTTCVPACSPTCLFLNGPPHCSDNEVCVPGCVCNDGFVMKMKICVPLEQCGCVDKNGTKHQFNEQWYTDHCSQKCECEKDDGIGKIDCDDEDECDGNAVCLQNEKGNYYCQSTDFDECTIKKDPEYKTFDKMKHDFEGEHSYVLVRTSNLPNNLPDVYIESINTPVLDQGGDSQQENDSSSEEEQNSKDDDDDDDDDDDDDDSKEHDEHHRLQELKIRVYNHTVEFKKNLKLIVDGKPTDTPVSVTGGLKIWKRSSRIYLQTDFGLSVAFNGHHSAEITLPHIYRRKVGGLCGNFDAQGNNDMMKPDGTIARSTQEFGESWRV; encoded by the exons ATGGCGAGTGAAAAAGGAGCAG GGGATTTTGCAGTGAATGTTTCAGAGAGTGGTCCACTAGGGATTGAGGGCCAGGCTTGTCTAGAGTTCTGGTACCTTGTCCCAGTTGCAGCTAATGGGTCTGAACTTCGTGTCTTGCTAAAAAACAGCGTTGGTTCAGTAGAAATCTGGACCTCTCCTGCTCTCCCTCAGAATGCATGGAGGCAAGCGTTTGTGCCCCTGAACATCACTGAGTCCGGGACTGAG GTTGTGTTTGAAGCGGTTCAAGGATTGTCCATAGAGAAAGAGATCACATTTAAGCAGATAGGTGTAAGAAAAGGCTCCTGTG GACGACAGTGTGAATCGAACGCAGAgttatggacagatgagaccaccCGCTGCCTCTGTTCTGCTGGCCAGCTCTCCTGCTTTCCCTCTCACTGCCCTGAAGGCCAACTCTGTGGTCCTCAAAGAGGAGGCCCCAATGGGACTTCTACCTTTGGGATGTGCACTGTACACAGTAACACAGACGGCAGCACTTTTGATGGAGTATTGTTCCGCTTCACGACCGCCTGCACTTATGTTCTGGCTAAGACTTGCTCACCCACTGAAACCCTGCCCATGTTCACTGTGGAAGTGGTCAATGAGCAGAATGATAACACATCTCTGCCACAGGTCCAGAAGATCAATATTAACATGAGGATTTACAGGGTGTCTCTGCTGAAAAGCCAAACAGACCGGGTTGTG ATTAATGGGATCTGGAGAAAGCTTCCACTAAGCCTTAACAGCGGCACTGTCAGTATCAGGAGCACCCCTGCCACTATTGTGCTGGCAACCACTTTTGGTCTTACAGTCTCATTTGACAGCACTGGTGTGGTCCACGTCACCCTCCCATCAACCTATTCTGATAAAGTCTGCGGCATGTGTGGCAACTTTAACCATCTCAAAGAAGATGACTTTAGGAACCTCGATGCACAAAACGCAACAGCTTTGGTTGAAAGCTGGCAGACTGGGAAAACTGCCTCTTCCTGTGAAACCATTCTATTCCCTCAGTGTGACCCACTGGAGGAGGCAGAGTATGTCAGCGAGCTGTACTGTGGAGGCTTATTCTCTACTACTGGTCCCTTTGCTGACTGCTTATCAGTTGTAGGGGCAGACAGCTATATCAGAGGCTGCGTGTTTGGCATGTGTTCTACTCATGGCGACCCAGCCGTGCTATGTGAGACGCTACAGGTCTATACTGATATCTGCAATAAAGCTGGCATTGCAGTACGCATGTTGAGGAACTCCACACTCTGCC CCATACAGTGCGGTGAGAACAGCCACTATAACTCATGTGCTGATGGCTGTCCCGAGGTGTGCTCCAGTCTGGATATAGCTGGCTCCTGTGGAAGCTGTGAGGCAAGATGTGAGTGTGATTCTGGATTCAAACTCAGTGGGGAAAAGTGTGTCCCAGCAGAAGACTGCGGGTGCTGGTATAATGGAAAACACTATGAG AAAGGAGAAACACTGGTGGAAGGAGATTGTGTGCAACAGTGTCAGTGCATGGGTAATAACAATATGCAGTGCACTCAAATGCAATGTGCAGACAATGAAGTTTGTAAGGTTAAAGATGGGGTCAAAGGCTGCTTCCTTTTCAAACCCACCACCTGCAGTATGTACGGTGATCCACACTACATCACCTTTGATGGTCTGGCATATGACTTTCAAGGGGGCTGCAGTTACATATTGACCACCACATGCGGTGGAGGAAGCTCAGTCCAGTTCACAGTATCTGGACAAAACACCCATCCCCCCCTTCAGAACTTCACCAGATCCAAGCTTCAAGCCGTGGCTCTCCAAGTCGAGGATCTGTATCTCATCTTGAATCAAAGCGGAGAGGTCTAT gtcagttataAGCAAGTCCAACTGCCGTATTCAACCAGCGGGACATATGGCTCAGTATGGGTGTATGTGAAGAATAATCATATCATCTTGGAGACAACCTTTGGCCTCAAAATGCAGATAGATGGAGAGAAcagactgtttctgcaggtggaTGAGCACTACAAGTATGAACTGTGTGGACTGTGTGGCACTTATTCTGGATACCAGGACGATGACTTTGTAACTCCAGGAGGCCAAAACGTGTCAGAAGCGTTCGAGTTTGGTGACAGCTGGAGGGTCCCAAACAACTCTGA ATGTTTAGCTCGTCCAAACAATCCAAGACTCTGTGACAAGGATGAGAAGGATACAGCCTACAATGAGTGTTCAGTGCTGTTTGGCAGTGGTTTTATGCCCTGTCATGAAGACATTCACCCAAGCATTTACCTCAATAGTTGTGTGTATGACTACTGTGCTACGAGCGGCGACCAACATACACTCTGTGAATCTCTGAAGTCCTATGCAACAGCATGCCAGGTTTCAGGAGTTGAACTTCCAAACTGGCAGACTGACACAGCCTGTG AAGGCCTTTCTACCTCAACAGCTCCTCCAACAACTGCTTCTCCAACACCAGATCAGACTT tTTGTCCCTTGAACTGCAATTTTGAAAAAGATCTGTGTGGGTGGGAGCAGCTTATGCAGGACACTTTTGATTGGACAAAACACTCTGGACCCACACCAACAAATTTAACAGGTCCAAACCAAGACCACACCACTGGAG CTGGTTTCTACATGTACCTTGAGGGAGACAGTGTAACTCATGGAGACTCTGCCCGTTTGATGAGCTCGGCGTGTAATTTTAACGGACCACTCTGCCTGTATTTCTGGTACCATATGTATGGTTCAGCCACAGCCATGGCTCTTAATATCTACCTGCTGAAAGACAGTAAAACTACAAAGCTCTGGTCCATGATGAACAACCAGGGACCAGAATGGCATCTGGGAAGAGCTGATGTCAAAGTCTCTGGTCCATTCCAA ATTATAATAGAAGGAATTCGAGGCTCTAATTATCAGTCAGATGTGGCCATAGATGACATATCTATCCATTCTGGCTCATGTTCAG TCTGCAATCTTCACTGTAACTTTGACAGCAACCTTTGTAGCTGGAACCAGATCATTACAGATGCTTTTGACTGGACCTGGCAAAGAGGTTCTACCCCCACGTTAATGACAGGCCCCTCTGCTGACCACACTGGTGGTAAGA ATGGCCACTATCTTTACATTGAAGCCAACAGTGCATCGTACGGAGACACAGCTCGTCTCATCAGCTCTGAGTGCTCTGACTATGGACCTCAGTGTCTGCAGTTCTGGTACCATATGTATGGCTCAGCAGATACAATGGGCCTCCATGTTTACCTTCTCCAAAACAGAATAGCCAATCAGGTTTGGAGGAAGCAGAATGACCAAGGAAATATGTGGCACCTGGCTCAGGTGGACATTGAACCAACCACACCTTTTCAG ATTATATTTGAAGGACGAAGAGGTTCGAATACTCAGTCTGATGTGGCAATAGATGATGTGTCACTTTATCATGGGCGCTGTGCAG AACTGATCaatccaacaacaactacaactcaGTCAAAGCCAGAAACAACAGCTGGGCCACAACCATCAACCACAACTCAACTAAAGCCAGAAACAACA CCAGAAACAACAGCTGGGCCACAACCATCAACCACAACTCAACTAAAGCCAGAAACAACAGCTGGGCCACAACCATCAACCACAACTCAACTAAAGCCGGAAACAACAGTTGAGCCACAACCATCAACCACAGTTGGACCCCAGCCCACAACAAATAAACCGCAATCTACAACAACAGCAAGACCGCAACAAACAACCCCGACGGTGCCAA CACTACCTTGCCCACGGTATAGTCACTATACCACTTGTGTCCCTGCATGTAGTCCAACCTGTTTATTCTTGAATGGCCCACCACATTGTAGTGACAATGAGGTTTGTGTTCCTGGATGTGTGTGCAATGATGGCTTTGTCATGAAAATGAAGATTTGTGTGCCTCTGGAACAATGTGGCTGTGTGGACAAGAATGGCACCAAACACCAA TTCAATGAACAGTGGTACACGGATCACTGCAGTCAGAAATGTGAATGTGAGAAGGATGACGGAATAGGAAAGATTGActgtgatgatgaagatgagtgTGATGGAAATGCTGTCTGCCTTCAAAATGAAAAGGGCAATTATTACTGCCAGTCTACAG ACTTCGATGAGTGTACGATCAAGAAGGACCCTGAATATAAAACATTTGATAAAATGAAGCATGACTTTGAGGGTGAACACTCTTACGTGCTGGTGAGGACCAGCAACTTGCCAAACAACCTTCCAGACGTCTACATTGAAAGCATCAACACGCCCGTCTTAGATCAGGGCGGTGATAGTCAGCAGGAAAATGACAGCAGCAGTGAAGAAGAGCAGAATAGCAaggacgatgatgatgatgatgacgacgacgatgatgacgATGACAGCAAAGAACATGACGAACACCACAGATTACAAGAGCTTAAGATCAGAGTGTACAATCACACTGTGGAGTTCAAGAAGAATCTGAAACTGATC gtGGATGGAAAGCCAACTGATACGCCTGTCTCAGTGACTGGTGGTCTAAAGATCTGGAAGCGTTCCTCTCGTATCTACCTACAAACTGATTTTGGCTTGTCAGTCGCATTTAACGGACACCATTCAGCAG AGATTACTCTACCACACATTTATAGAAGGAAGGTGGGAGGCCTGTGTGGAAACTTTGATGCTCAGGGAAACAATGACATGATGAAGCCAGATGGTACCATAGCCAGAAGCACTCAAGAGTTTGGAGAGAGCTGGAGAGTGTGA